The following nucleotide sequence is from Paenibacillus odorifer.
TAGCCGCTCGTCGTGAGGAACGTCTTCAAAAGCTTCAAGGAGAAATTGAACAAAGTGGTGGAACAGCCATCTACAAAGTGACAGATGTGACTTCCCAAGCACAAATGGAAGAACTGGCTGCTTATGCACTTAAAGAGTTTGGCAAAATTGATGTATTAGTTAATAATGCGGGAATCATGCCACAAGCTTTTCTTTTTAAGAAAAAGGTGGATGAATGGGATCAAATGATTGACGTAAATATCAAAGGGGTTTTATATGCGATTGCAGCTGTTCTCCCATCAATGAGAGAGCAAAAATCTGGTCATATTATTAACTTATCATCGGTTGCTGGCCATAACATTTACCCAGGGGGTACAGTATATTGTGGCACCAAGCATGCGGTTAGAGCAATTTCTGAAGGGCTTCGTCAAGAAGAAGCGATGAGTGGAACCAATATTCGTGTTACCAATGTTTCTCCAGGAGCCGTCAGCAGCGAATTGTTAGATACTACCTCAGATGCAGAGTCAAAAGCTGGCTTGAATGAATTTTACAAAATAGCCATTGATGCAGACAGCATCGCTCGTGCCATCACATTTGCCATTGAGCAACCTTCAGATTTGGCTATCAATGAAATGATTATTCGCCCAACAGTTCAAGTAGGTTAAAAGGGGATCGTTATGGATGTAAAGCTTGGATATGTGGCAGGATTACCATGGAGGAAAATTTTACGTTAGGCAATAAATTAGAATTAGAGCAGAGTAACACTTCAAGCATTCCTAGAACAGAATTTATCGCTCAAAATGATGCCTCAACATATGCAGTAGCTGTAGATCCCTCGGGAAAACTGGGCTGGACCAAAAACTACATTTCAGAAGGAAGTCACAATAGAACAGAGCATCATATCATTGAAGTGCTTACAGAACAGGTATCTGATGCTTATCTAGCTTATCTGAAAAATCTAGGAATCTCATATATATTCGGTGGAAAAGAACGATTGAATTTTTCTGTAGTCGTGAGAAAGCTGAAACAATTATTCTCAATCGATGAATTGATGCTGGAGGGTGGGGGCGTTTTAAACGGCTCTTTCCTGAACGAAAACTTAATTGATGAGTTAAGCTTGGTTATTGTTCCCATCGTAGATGGTGCCTCTAATTCTGTGACCATATTTGAAATGGATGCATCTATGAAACAACAGACCCCAGCAAATTTCAGCTTAAAAAGTGTAGAAAAACTTGCGGATGATGGGCTATGGTTGAAGTATGTAACACGGCGTGATTAAATCTATGTTTCTTAAAAAGCGCAAAGCAAAATATGCTTTGCGCTTTTTGAATTCGAGAAAGTAGTAAGCAAGCTTCTCATTCGAAGCCTGCCAGATGCATCGTTTGTTTCAGACGATCTACGTTCACATAGATGTCCTCCAGTCCTGGAAAACGAATCGCAGGATCTGCTACACCTTGCCCGTACACCATATAATATTCGAGATTATTATGGTTGCTGATCATCCAATAGGTTGGAACAACATGCTGGGCATGGAAAATTTCAATGACCTGTGTTCCAGGCTGGCAAAAAGCCAAATTAGCGAGTCCAGCACCATGTGGACCTACAATTACTTTTGCTGAGGCGAATAATTGGATTTGCTGGGCAACCGTCCAGTCCTCTAGACAAATCGGTACGATATTAAATTTCTCTAGGCAGCGGATGACATCATCTTCATTAACCAACCTTCTTGAGCTTGCTTTTTTTCGTGAGATATAAATTCGTTCTGGAGTGACTAGTGTTGTTTCTCTATGCGGTAACAAAAATCTCCGCAGTGTATCCGTGGTCCAAGGAGGATAATGTGAATTCATCATTAAGGAAGGGACAAGTAGCTGGTCAGCCTGAACATATGCTTCTGAATTCGTCCGGATCACCAATGACTCGGATATCCCAAGCATGGCCCACGTTTGTTCCACAAAGGGTCCATACGGATTTGGATTCATGATAATAGTGGAGTAAGTGATTCCGCTCGATTGAAGCATCGCTAATCTAGGAAGCACATCATACATCCAATGAAAATAGTTATGGGCTCCGCAAAATGTTAACACCGCCGCGGTCCCGGCAAAATGTTGAAGCTGAGGATCGTTCCACCGGTGAAACACAGGGTGCTCATCTGCTTCAAGCATCCTGTATTGTTCGGCATCATATTCTTGGGAAAGATCAAAGATCAATTTCCCTTCTGGTGTTAGAAGGGCACCAGATTCTCCCCATACCTTCCCTCTGGAAATGGTGGCTACGTATCCGCCAAAGGGCTCTAAACAATAAGGTGTTAGTGCTGGAGCAATACTCGTTTCAATGCTTTTGGGCGCTCTGAACTCAGCCGCCCGTCCGAAGTCAAAAGGAACGACACTCCCAGCTTCCTTTGTACTGTTTTCGTTGTGGGAAGTAAAGTCCCAGATGCTTTGGTAATATCCTTGGGGTGGTACCCCTTGTGCAGAAAATAACATCATGTCACCTCATATTCCCAAGTAGAAGCGCAGAAACCTTATTAAGCTATTTTATGAAATGAAGATTCTTTGGACACAGGCTTACTCGGAAAGAGGCGTATGAACAAGAAGACTTACGTGAGACTGAGCAGAAACAACTCATCGCACAGAAACAGATCAGATCCAAAAATCTAAATATATGCGTTAACCTATGAAGAAATTGCGTTTCTGGAAAAGACATATGTTCCATTGTTGGTATGAATTAACTTATTAACTAATAAGCGACGAGCACGCTAACGCTGAATAGATAGCCGATGGATGCGATGTGTACCAACGTTTAACTGCATTTCGTACAACTATATTCCTTCAAATCACTCAGCTCGGGGATATAAGTGTACTTCGTACATCTATTTCCTTGATTTTCTACCCAATAGGTGGATTTGATCGTTTTTAGTTGTATAGAATGCAGTTAAAGTATGAAGGTTCTTTTTGCGTACGGAATAAGTGTATAGAATGCAGTTATCTCCCAGATTCGATTAAGACACAGAACTAAGAGAATACGGAGAGGGCATTCCGATCGGTTACATTCCAAGGTTTGCTATAAGCGATATGCGGACCATTAGTTTGTTTATATTCACTTGCCCATAATCTGATCAGGTAAGCTGGTTAATCCAAAAACACCAGACAGTAATTTTCCAACAATAGGAGAATCGCTGCCTGGTGTTCTTTTTTTACCCTCAAAGCTTGTTCCTATAGACCTTGGGTGACATCCCATAGATTTTAGTGAATTGGCGGGTAAAATAATTGCTATCACTAAATCCGCATTCATGTGAGATTTGGGTGATACTGAGGTTAGAATGCTTTAATAGTCCGCAAGCCCGTTCCAGACGTAAACGATGAAGATAAGCGATCGGGGTTGTCTGATAGTAGGAGCGAAAGATCCGGTTTAAGTGTCTGACTGAAATGTCCGAATGTTTGGCGATCTGATCCAGTGTTAAGGGCTCAAGATAACGATCTTCCATATATGAGAGTGCATTCGCCAAATGCATCAGATGGTTCCCTTGAATCCCTTTTTCCTGTTGGTCATAATGTCTGGACAAATAGACAACCAGTTCCATAAACTTGGAGCCCAGCATGGTCTGATAACCCTGTAGCTTGTTGTGATATTCTTCAATCATGCCCGCTATGAGAAAAGAGACATACTCCAGGTTAGGAATCGGCAAGCTGAGTTTGCTTGTGTAGGAATGTTTATGACGATACAGGGGTTCCAACACAAATAATGCTTGAAAGCCGTTGGATGTCCGCAAATCTGGCCCAGCTGTCGATAGCATTTCAGGCTGAAACATAATATTGCAGATCTTGAAATCCTGAGGATCTTTAAAAGCATGCGGGGTCGA
It contains:
- a CDS encoding SDR family oxidoreductase, which translates into the protein MPNIKDKVVIITGASSGIGEAAAKELASKGAKLVLAARREERLQKLQGEIEQSGGTAIYKVTDVTSQAQMEELAAYALKEFGKIDVLVNNAGIMPQAFLFKKKVDEWDQMIDVNIKGVLYAIAAVLPSMREQKSGHIINLSSVAGHNIYPGGTVYCGTKHAVRAISEGLRQEEAMSGTNIRVTNVSPGAVSSELLDTTSDAESKAGLNEFYKIAIDADSIARAITFAIEQPSDLAINEMIIRPTVQVG
- a CDS encoding dihydrofolate reductase family protein, whose product is MEENFTLGNKLELEQSNTSSIPRTEFIAQNDASTYAVAVDPSGKLGWTKNYISEGSHNRTEHHIIEVLTEQVSDAYLAYLKNLGISYIFGGKERLNFSVVVRKLKQLFSIDELMLEGGGVLNGSFLNENLIDELSLVIVPIVDGASNSVTIFEMDASMKQQTPANFSLKSVEKLADDGLWLKYVTRRD
- a CDS encoding glycosyltransferase family 61 protein, with the protein product MMLFSAQGVPPQGYYQSIWDFTSHNENSTKEAGSVVPFDFGRAAEFRAPKSIETSIAPALTPYCLEPFGGYVATISRGKVWGESGALLTPEGKLIFDLSQEYDAEQYRMLEADEHPVFHRWNDPQLQHFAGTAAVLTFCGAHNYFHWMYDVLPRLAMLQSSGITYSTIIMNPNPYGPFVEQTWAMLGISESLVIRTNSEAYVQADQLLVPSLMMNSHYPPWTTDTLRRFLLPHRETTLVTPERIYISRKKASSRRLVNEDDVIRCLEKFNIVPICLEDWTVAQQIQLFASAKVIVGPHGAGLANLAFCQPGTQVIEIFHAQHVVPTYWMISNHNNLEYYMVYGQGVADPAIRFPGLEDIYVNVDRLKQTMHLAGFE
- a CDS encoding helix-turn-helix domain-containing protein; this encodes MSEFYLKWFTSDRQFPFFIQYGYHDEDTDLHRHADFSELVIVLSGTATHIVNTEESFIKKGNVFVINGSTPHAFKDPQDFKICNIMFQPEMLSTAGPDLRTSNGFQALFVLEPLYRHKHSYTSKLSLPIPNLEYVSFLIAGMIEEYHNKLQGYQTMLGSKFMELVVYLSRHYDQQEKGIQGNHLMHLANALSYMEDRYLEPLTLDQIAKHSDISVRHLNRIFRSYYQTTPIAYLHRLRLERACGLLKHSNLSITQISHECGFSDSNYFTRQFTKIYGMSPKVYRNKL